Part of the Labilibaculum antarcticum genome, CTCCGGCAAAATCACCAGAAAGCTTTGCCAAGGACACTTTCTGAACATCTACAAACTCAATAATATCGGTTGAAAAAAGTTCCAAATCAATATTTTTAAATTCTGCATTATTGGAAGGTAATGGCAAGCCGTTTAATGTTGTTGTGTTGTAACGATCCCCCAATCCACGAACATTTAAACCTTTGCTTCCTTCCTGCTTTGTAACTCCTGTAATTTTTGTGGCAGCTGTTGCAGCATCGGAAACACCTTGGTTGGCTAATTCCTGCGCTCCAATAGATTGTTTAATTACTGCAGATTTTTTCTGATCCAACAGCAATATAACTTCCGATTCCCGTTTTGCTTTCGCGAAAACTTTTACATCGTTTAATTCTACTGTAGAAGATCCCAATACAAAATCGATACTCACCGAGTTTCCCTCATTAATGGTGATGTTTTCTTTCGGTAAGGTTTCATAGGAGATAAAAGAACACGTAAGAGTTACGATACCTGTCGGAATATTGGATAGTGTATAATTACCATCAAAATCGGTTACGGTTCCTATAGTAGTGCCGTCTACATATACCGAGGCTCCAATTAATGTTTCTCCGGTTTTTCCATCTTTCACATTTCCTGTTGCACTTCCCTTTTGCGCAAACGCGCCAATTGATAAAATGCTTAGTACTAAAACTAGGAATACTTGTTTAATCATTTTTAAAAAAATAAGTCAATACGTTTTTCTTTCTAAATCACAATGCGATGTTAGGAAAGAAGTATGATCAGAACGACAAGTGCGTTTTAAGTAAAAATTATCAAATTCAGCTACCCGTGTTAATTTTAGGTTAGGGATTGGTTCGTATGTAAATCAAACATGAAGAGACCGTTAAGTAGTGATTTTAATCGATGGGGTAAATTTACTATAAGGGGCTATGGGCGAGTGTTGTATTTTTTATTGTTGCGGTATTATTACAATGAGTTTGCGGAAATATTACGATAATTTTCAGGAGTGGTTTTTTCCAAATTTTATTTTTTTTCTGATAAAAAATGGTTCAAAATTAGTTCGGATTCATCCTCTTTTTTATGAGTTTACATTTTAAGTCTTAAATGATTTTATGTCTTAATTATTAAGATTTCGTTAAAATTTAAACTCCTGACTCATAATAAGATTAATGAAAACTTAACATAGATATCCATTATTATCCTACTTTTATTTAAATATTTGTCAATCGGAATTTAAGTGCGCAATCAAACTGATTTAGTACAGTATTTATAAGTTTGACGACTCACTTTAAACGATATATTGAATAAGAATAACATCAAGATTTTAAGTAAATATGAAACGTCCATGCCAAAGTGATTTTGATACACAGGGAGATGATTATCATAGCATGGTAAGTTCCATATGGCAACTAAAAAACAAATTGTAATCATATGAAATTGATTGAATCAAACAAGGTTAATATATATCTAAGCTTATTTGTAGTAGCACTAATTGTAGTCATATATTGCCTCACTTATTTTCTATCCTTTAACTTTCTGTATCTGTTCCTGTTTGCAATTGTGAGTGGATTCCTGGTATACTATTTTAGTAAGTATCTCGTAAATCGATTTTTATATTCAAAAATTAGAATGCTTTATAAGACGATTCATGATACTCAGATAATCGATAAGGAATTGGCTGATAAAGTTAAAAACACCGATGCTTTGCATGCAGTGGAAATGGAAGTCATGGAATGGAGCGAAAACAGAGGATCCTTGGTTTCACAATTAACGAAACAAGAAAAATACCGAAAAGAATTTATTGGTAATGTTTCTCATGAATTAAAGACACCAATCTTTAATATTCAAGGCTATGTTCTTACTTTATTAGATGGTGGCTTGGAAGATGAATCAATTAACAGGACTTATTTGGAGCGAACCGAGAAAAGTATCAATCGTATGATTACAATTGTGAAGGATCTTGAGGTAATTTCAAAACTTGAATCAGGTGAACTGAAATTGTGTTTTGAACGGTTCAATATTATTGATTTAATAAATGAAGTTTTGGAAATGCAGGAAATGAGAGCCAAAAAGAATAATATCAAGCTTGTTTTTGCACAACAAAACGATAATTCTAAATTTGTTTATGCAGACAAAAAGGAAATTTTTCAGGTACTAAATAATTTACTCGTAAATTCGATTAAATATAGCCGACCTAAAGGAACTACTCATATTGAAGTAATGAGTATGGATAAAACGTTTCTGGTTGAAATTCGGGATAACGGTATCGGGATTGAAGCAGATAATCTTCCCCGAATTTTTGAACGCTTTTTTAGAGTAGACAAAAGCCGATCCCGAAATATGGGAGGTTCAGGATTGGGCCTAGCTATAGTCAAACACATTATCGATGCTCACAATCAAAGTATAAATGTGAGCAGTACATATGGGGAAGGAACCAGTTTTACGTTTACACTGGATAAAGCGAAATAAACAAAACTAAATAACCAAAAGTATAATGGAAAGTAGCAATTACAAGATTTTATTGGTTGACGATGAATCTGATATTCTTGAGTTTTTGAGTTATAACCTAAAGAAAGAAGGTTTTCAGGTTGCCACAGCAGGAAATGGTGTTGAAGCCATCGAAAAAGCGAAAAAATTTCATCCCCATTTAATTATTTTAGATGTGATGATGCCAGAAATGGATGGAATTGAAACTTGTGAAAAAATTCGATCCATACCAGATTTTCAGGATGTATTGATTTCTTTCTTAACTGCACGTGGAGAAGATTATTCACAAATTGCGGGTTTTGATGCAGGAGCTGATGACTATATCAATAAACCAATTAAGCCGAAGGTATTTATTAGCAGGGTAAATGCTCTTTTGAAGAGATCAGGACGAATTTCCGATGATACTTCTAATCCATCAACCAGATTGATTACGATTGGCAATTTATCAATTGATAGGGAACGTTATCTTGTTATTCAAAACGGAAAAGAGTTTTCATTGCCAAGAAAAGAATTTGAATTGTTACTGTTATTGGTATCGCGCCCGGAAAAAGTATTTACCCGTGATGATATTTATGCTGCTATTTGGGGCGAAAAAATTATTGTGGGAGATCGCACAATAGATGTACACATTCGAAAACTACGAGAGAAAATCGGCGATCGTTTTATCCAAACCATAAAAGGGGTAGGATATAAATTTGTTGATGTAGATTAAGAAGTTGTTCAAAAATCCAAAGAATAAATTTTTAAACACCTTCTAGGCATATGCCAGGGTGGCGATACTAACTTTTGCCCCCTCGGCTTTTAATAAGGCATGAGCACACGATTCTAAGGTGGAACCCGTGGTTACAACATCATCTACCAATAGAATGTGTTTGTTAATTAGACTCGATGGCTCCACTAGTTCAAATATATTATCTACATTTTCCCATCTTTCTAATTTGTTCTTTTTAGTTTGTGATTCGGTATGAATCTTTCGAATTAAGTTATCGGAAACAATAGGTTTCTGCATCGATTGGCCAAGTCCGACAGCTACTAATTTGGCTTGATTGTATCCTCTGATTTTTTCTTTCTTTGGATGAAGAGGAACAGGAATAATAACATCAATATCCTTAAAAAAATCTGTCTTTTTCAAGCTTTCTCCAAAGTGTTTTCCCAATGCAATTCCAATGTCTTGTTTATTGTGATATTTCAATTTATGAATCAATTTCTGAAATTGACTCCCTTTGCTGAAAGTATAATATGAAGCGGCATAATTAATAGTTACCCTGCCCCAGAATAGTATTGAAACAGGATTATTTTTATTTAGATGAAAATCAGTTTTTGGCAAATGAAACAAACACCTGGTACATATTGTCTCTTCATTTTTAAACAGGTAATTGCCACAAGCCTCGCACAGTCTGGGATAAAATAAATTAACGAAGTCATTAAACCATATTGATATAGAGTCTTTTAAAGTCATACAGTTTGGTTTGTAATATTTTCTCAATAAAAATTTAACTCATACTTAATAGTCTAATAAGCTTAGTCTAATCTCTTTTAGATGATACTGCCATACATTTGTTGGTGTAAGAGAATGGTAAATAAGATTGTTATTAATTACCTTCTAAAATTAGAAAATTAAGTTAATTAAAAATATTGAAGATTAAATGTTCTTCTTAAACTGAAATCAAAAAAAAATGAAAAAATTAGTATTCCTTTTTGTTACTCTACTTGTTTTAGGACTTGAAAGTCAGGCTGTAAAAGTAGTTACGCCTGTGGGCGATAAAGAAATGGAAGTTGCTGAGATGGCAACAATAACAACAACAAGTTTATCTGGTGTTGTTTTGGATACTGAAACCGGCGAAGCTTTAACAGGAGTTGCTATCCGTTTCGAAGGATCAAACGAAACAGTTTACACAGATTTTGATGGAAATTTTAAAATTACTAATGTGGTTCCAGGAAATTACAACATCTTATCAAGTTACATTTCTTATAAGGACAATAAATTAAAAAATGTGAATGTGAATGGTGTAAACAATGTTATTCGCCTGGTTCTTAAACAGGATTAATTTTTATAGATGAGTAGAAAGTTAACAATTGTTTTAGGCATTTTATTTTGTCTGATTACAAATCACTCTATTTCCCAGGTGATTAAGGAAGTTGAAGGATTGTATTACAATACCTCGGGAGATCTGTATACCGGAACATATACCGAATTTTACGACAGCGGTAATAAGCGGATAGAAATGAATTTGTTTGAAGGAAAACGAAATGGAAAGATTACGCTTTTCTTTGAGAATGAAAAAATTCAAGAAGTTCGTTCTTATGATAGTGGTTTAATGGACGGAACCTGGATAACCTGGAATGATAATTCTGTGAAAATTGCGGAGGCAGCTTACAAACGGAATAAGAAACATGGTAAATGGTATATCTGGGACGACAATGGTGTTAAACGATATGAAATGGAATACAAGGAGGGTGAAAAAGTTGGAACCTGGTATATTTGGGATGAAGATGGAAACCTTCTAAAAGAACGTAAGTTTTAGTAAATTCAATAATAATAGTTCTCTTAAGCCGCTTAATGATAAATTAAGCGGCTTTTTCTGTTTATTCTATTTGATTGTAAGGAATACATGAAAAATGTTAATAATTTTGTAAAAGAAGCGTTACTATAGTAATTGTAATGCGAAAACAGAATAATATTTAATGAATTCCTTTTATCAAATAGTACGTAATGTAAAAAACTGGCTCGTTCAGTTTTTCAGCATGCTCTTATCAGAATTTATAGGCTTTTTAAGAAGGAATAAATATGGAGTTATGGGAACGATTTCTTTTCACATGCTCTTGATTATTATCCTTTTGTCCTTTAAATTAAACACGAAGAGAGAATTTTTGGAATCGGAAATATTTTTTGATATCCCAGCAGAAATGGCGGAACAATTTTTGAAAGAAGAAAAGGAAAAGATGGAAGAAGCGATTGAAGAAAAAAATTCTGAAATATCTAAAAGTGTAGACGAACTTCTTCGATCAATTGCCGTAAACCAAAACGTTGCAAAATCGAACCCCGATCCTAAACAAAATGTCGAGAAGATGATTGAGGAGATTCGGAAGGATTTGGATGAGTATGGTTCCGATGATGCGCCTAATGGTTCCGAAGATTTAAAAGAATTTAAAAAGGATAGTTTGACAGCTGCTGAGGCGAAGGAAAAACAAAAACTTTTAGATGCCTTGGAGAGTATTGAATACAGTGGACCAAGCAGTGTTTATTATAGTTTAGAAGGTCGACATAAAATTTATTTGCCAATTCCTGTCTTTAAATGTGAAGGAGAAGGCTTAATTGTAGTTCAGATATGGGTTAGTCAAGCAGGTAGAGTAATTCAGTCTAAGATATTGGAAAAGGAGTCGGGCGTACAGGATGATTGTTTATTTGAGGCTGCACTAAATGCTTCCCGAAAAACCAGATTTAACGTAAGCCCTAGTAGTCCTGAGGAGCAAATTGGTAAAATAACCTATCAGTTTGTTAGGCAATAAATGGAATTCTATCAATGTCTTGATGTAGCATAAAAATATATTATTGATTATTAAGCAATAATATTTAAATTGGGAACTCGTTTTTATTAAAAAAAATAATTTCACTATGAACTTTTTTTTAGCATACAAACTTCGTAAAGCTTCTGATACTGTAAGTGTTGAAAACAAAAGAGATGCACTTAGAAAGAACTTCGAGGAATTTGAAGCTTTTTCAATTTCAGAAGAATTAAAGGATTATTTTGATCTTGAAGCTTATGTTCTGTCTGAAAAATTTAAATCGAACAGAAAATTGATAGAAGGCAAGAGCTATAAAAAGAGTGAGCTTTTTAAAGACGAAAAAGATTTTAAACGTTTTCAAAGATCAAAGAAATTCAAAATCTATTTTCGATTGAAGGGATCGAGTGAATTATCTACTTTCGAACTGACGAAAGTATCACCGGAAATTGAGCGTTTTAAGGAATTGGATGCTCTTGTACACTCCGTTAATTTCAATAAAAAGGAACAAGCCGAGGAATTAAAGGAGTTTAAGCTGATAAAAAATTATCAGCACATTAAAGACTTCTTTAAATTTGAAAAATCGAAGTCTTATAAGATTTATAAAGAGCTTGAGGGTTCAAAAGAACTGGAAGACTATTTAAAATTGGAAGAAAAGATTAGTTCCGACGAATTCCAGAAAGAAAAATTGGACTTACTGGATAAAAAAAGATTCGAAAAGACGGAAGATTTTAAGAAACATCAGGAATATTTTAGATTAAAAGAATCTGATAAGTATAAAAAGTACTTTGCTCTTAAAAATAAAAATCCGTTTGGTGAATTGAAAAAATGGGAATTAACCTTCTCCGATGAATTTGATTCTAAATCTTTAAACGAAGAGAAGTGGATTAATAAATATTTCTGGGGTGATAAGTTGTTGAATAAAGGATACAGTTTAAATTCCGATTTACATACGTTTACCGATGGTAAAAATATTGGTTATTCTGATTCTTCAATTGTATTGCAGGCACGAAAGGAGAAACACAATGGGTTGTTATGGAATCCTGCAATGGGTTTTGTTCCTAAAGAATTTGATTACACATCGGCCATTATCAATACTGGAAAATCGTTTCGCCAAAAATATGGTCGTTTCGAAGCTAAAATTAAGCTTACAAACCCAAATCAAGTGAGCCATTCATTTTGGATGGTAGCTGATAAAAATTTGCCTCATATTGATGTTTTAAAGACTTCGGGTGATGGTAAACTACTAATGGGGAACTATTGGGGAACTGATAATCAAATAAATTCGAAGCAGTTCAAAATAAAAGGAATTGACATTTCGAAAGGTCACTTTATTTACAGTTTGGATTGGAATAAAAATGAGTTGGTTTGGAAGATAAATGATGTGGTCGTGAAAACACAGACCGAAGGAGTTCCACACGATCCAATGTATTTAAATTTTAGCATGGGGATTATCAAAGAACAACAAAGTGTGAATGCATCGCTCGAAATTGATTGGGTCAGATGCTATAAAATAAAGGAATAAAAAAAGTGCCCCGGTTGTGGGCACTTTTTTAATTTAATGAAGTACCGACATTAAATACACTAAAGTAGTTATCTATTGAATCGGCAAGTTGAGATTTTAGGTCATCCAATTCTTCTTTTTCCATTTCTTCTTCATCCCAATAAGTAAGAATGATATTAAGGTAGTCCTTAATTAGTCCGGGAGATGTTTCAAGATCTAAGTCGTCTCTAAGTAATAGATTGAACTCGGCAAACCACAGCAAGGCTATTTTGTGCTCGTGAACAGTCCCTTCAACAAAAGAACTTAAGGATTTGAACTCCAAAAATTTCTTAATGGTTCTTTCTGAGGCTAAATAATACAATCTGGTTCCCAATTCTAAAAATTCTTTCTGTAGCTTTTTAAAATTGCTTTTACTCTTTTTTTCGCATAATATCTTCATGAAGAACGCATTGATTCGGAGAAACTCCTCACGTTTTTCGTTTGAATTGCTTTTTGATGGATGGGACTCGCTCGATTCATCTTTTATTTCAATTTCACCAGAATCCCTTATGGTATTTCTCTTTTCCTGAATTAAATAGGAAATTACAAAAGCGAGTGCCGCCAAGCTTAATATCTGTAATATGATCGAAGCGATTTCCATGTGTCGTATTTTATAAATATGGTTAATAAAGTGAAACCCTTGTAACAACTTTGTAATTAGAAATTTACAAATTCTAATTTTCTTACACAAAACATGAATGTCTGTTTTTATTTATGCATGTTTTTGTTGGATAAA contains:
- a CDS encoding toxin-antitoxin system YwqK family antitoxin; the protein is MSRKLTIVLGILFCLITNHSISQVIKEVEGLYYNTSGDLYTGTYTEFYDSGNKRIEMNLFEGKRNGKITLFFENEKIQEVRSYDSGLMDGTWITWNDNSVKIAEAAYKRNKKHGKWYIWDDNGVKRYEMEYKEGEKVGTWYIWDEDGNLLKERKF
- a CDS encoding response regulator transcription factor, with the protein product MESSNYKILLVDDESDILEFLSYNLKKEGFQVATAGNGVEAIEKAKKFHPHLIILDVMMPEMDGIETCEKIRSIPDFQDVLISFLTARGEDYSQIAGFDAGADDYINKPIKPKVFISRVNALLKRSGRISDDTSNPSTRLITIGNLSIDRERYLVIQNGKEFSLPRKEFELLLLLVSRPEKVFTRDDIYAAIWGEKIIVGDRTIDVHIRKLREKIGDRFIQTIKGVGYKFVDVD
- a CDS encoding energy transducer TonB family protein, yielding MGTISFHMLLIIILLSFKLNTKREFLESEIFFDIPAEMAEQFLKEEKEKMEEAIEEKNSEISKSVDELLRSIAVNQNVAKSNPDPKQNVEKMIEEIRKDLDEYGSDDAPNGSEDLKEFKKDSLTAAEAKEKQKLLDALESIEYSGPSSVYYSLEGRHKIYLPIPVFKCEGEGLIVVQIWVSQAGRVIQSKILEKESGVQDDCLFEAALNASRKTRFNVSPSSPEEQIGKITYQFVRQ
- a CDS encoding ComF family protein produces the protein MTLKDSISIWFNDFVNLFYPRLCEACGNYLFKNEETICTRCLFHLPKTDFHLNKNNPVSILFWGRVTINYAASYYTFSKGSQFQKLIHKLKYHNKQDIGIALGKHFGESLKKTDFFKDIDVIIPVPLHPKKEKIRGYNQAKLVAVGLGQSMQKPIVSDNLIRKIHTESQTKKNKLERWENVDNIFELVEPSSLINKHILLVDDVVTTGSTLESCAHALLKAEGAKVSIATLAYA
- a CDS encoding glycoside hydrolase family 16 protein — translated: MNFFLAYKLRKASDTVSVENKRDALRKNFEEFEAFSISEELKDYFDLEAYVLSEKFKSNRKLIEGKSYKKSELFKDEKDFKRFQRSKKFKIYFRLKGSSELSTFELTKVSPEIERFKELDALVHSVNFNKKEQAEELKEFKLIKNYQHIKDFFKFEKSKSYKIYKELEGSKELEDYLKLEEKISSDEFQKEKLDLLDKKRFEKTEDFKKHQEYFRLKESDKYKKYFALKNKNPFGELKKWELTFSDEFDSKSLNEEKWINKYFWGDKLLNKGYSLNSDLHTFTDGKNIGYSDSSIVLQARKEKHNGLLWNPAMGFVPKEFDYTSAIINTGKSFRQKYGRFEAKIKLTNPNQVSHSFWMVADKNLPHIDVLKTSGDGKLLMGNYWGTDNQINSKQFKIKGIDISKGHFIYSLDWNKNELVWKINDVVVKTQTEGVPHDPMYLNFSMGIIKEQQSVNASLEIDWVRCYKIKE
- a CDS encoding sensor histidine kinase, yielding MLYKTIHDTQIIDKELADKVKNTDALHAVEMEVMEWSENRGSLVSQLTKQEKYRKEFIGNVSHELKTPIFNIQGYVLTLLDGGLEDESINRTYLERTEKSINRMITIVKDLEVISKLESGELKLCFERFNIIDLINEVLEMQEMRAKKNNIKLVFAQQNDNSKFVYADKKEIFQVLNNLLVNSIKYSRPKGTTHIEVMSMDKTFLVEIRDNGIGIEADNLPRIFERFFRVDKSRSRNMGGSGLGLAIVKHIIDAHNQSINVSSTYGEGTSFTFTLDKAK
- a CDS encoding carboxypeptidase-like regulatory domain-containing protein; this encodes MKKLVFLFVTLLVLGLESQAVKVVTPVGDKEMEVAEMATITTTSLSGVVLDTETGEALTGVAIRFEGSNETVYTDFDGNFKITNVVPGNYNILSSYISYKDNKLKNVNVNGVNNVIRLVLKQD